Within Candidatus Korarchaeota archaeon NZ13-K, the genomic segment GATAGCGGCGATCGAGGCGATCAGGGGACCGCAGGATGAGGTCCATGAGATGTTGAGAGATTACGAGAGGAAGAGGGAGGTAATATACGAGGAGGTCTCCAGGACAAAGGGATTCAGCATGATAAAGCCTGCTGGGACCTTCTACGCTTTTCCCAACATAAAGGCTACTGGATTTTCCTCTAGAGAGCTTGCTGATAAGCTACTGCTTGAAGCCGGAGTGGCTTTGCTCCCCGGGACGGCCTTCGGGGAGGCTGGTGAGGGCTACCTGAGGCTATCATTCGCGGGTCCCATGGAGGACATAAAAGAGGGGATGAGAAGGATCAGGGAATATATAGAATCTCTCTAGGAAGGCCGCTCAGATATCAAAAATTTCCACTTTTTTAGCCTCTGTATCGAGCAGAGCCGCAGTTTTTCTACCACTCAGCTTTCCGCAGAGTTCGCCAGGGTTGATGACAAGCGTTTCACCGATTTCCTCAACGTGAACCTCGTGCGTGTGTCCGTAGAGGATGAAATCGAACCTACCGCTTCCAGCCAAAGATATTGCAGTGAATTTCGTCAGCTCGCTATCCCCGAATCCGTGGAAAAGCAAAAAGGAGGCCCCGCCGAGGTCCACCTCGACTGGCGATGGGTGAAAGGTGCCACCTCCCTCCAAGATCTTGAGGGCCACTAGAACCTCGGCGTCGTTGTTTCCCCTCAATACCCTGAATGGGATTCCGGAGTTTAAAATTGGATCCAGGGAAAATGGAGAAATTAGATCACCCAAATGGATTAACTCATCGACTCCAAACCTCTGAAAGAGCTCTAAAGCTCTTTCCAGCGATTCAACATCGTCGTGGGAGTCCGAGATTATTCCCAGAATCATGGGATGTCACCTGTGGGTCCTCTGAGTTAGGTCTTAAAAGACTTTCGCTTAGGATCTAGTGAATTTATGGAATATTAATTAAAATATTCATTTAATATCGGTGACAAGTTATATTATTTTACAGTTTCCTGCCGACGTGGAGTTTGCTGGGAGGTGGATGTTCAGGACTCCTCATAAGCCCTCAGGGATTCTATCAGATAATCCCTGCCCTCGGGTGCCGAGAACAGGGGAACCTCCCAGTCGACGAGCGGGAGTTTCCTCTTGACCCCCTCTGAAGCCTCCCTCCCATGGCCCTTCCTGACGATGACACCCCTCCTCTGCCAGGCCGGTACCTTGGTTATGTTGATCCCCAACCTGTCAAAGATTATCTCATGAAGCTGCTCGGCCTTTTTCCCTTCCAGCTCTCTCGCGGCCTCTTCCCTCCCCAAGCCGCTGCTCTCCAAGGCGAGTAGGGCATATGAGTTGAGGGCATTTCTCCAGGCCTCCGATTGCCTCCAGCTCAGGTAGTTCAGGAGATCATCAATGTCCCGAATGATCACTACCCTAGCGTCGAAGCAAACGGGGTAATTCAAGGCCGTGGACACTATGGCGGAGGAGTAAGACGGAATCACGCTGATCAGCTTCTCTATTCTTCCATTCCACGGGATCGGGGGGTATAGCAGGAAGGATATCTCATCCGAGAACAGAAAAGACAAGGCTAGAGGAAATCCCATCTGCATCAATCTGAGGGGTGCCTGTGACAAAGCTTCGATTAATCTCCTGTCAAACGGTCTATCTAACTTCAATTCCTCAGCCACTCTGTGGAACCTCCACCCATCTATCCTCACAACCACGGGGTCATCTGAAGGCACTCTAAGCGCGGAGAAGATCTCCCTGCTCTTCCAATAAGCACCTTGATCTCTATAAATCTCATAAGACTTCCTCTCCAGCACAAATCAACCATCCCCTACATCTTTTAAATGCTCTTCGGTAGGTGGGGCCTCAAGATGGCCCTCGCTGGTCCATCAAGCTAGTTTAATCGAGCAAAGAGGTTGATGCAAGATCCCAGCACTCTAACTCGAAGCGAACCCCAGGTTCCTGAGCATCCCAGGCAATGGTCTCATGAGCCCTCGGAATGATAGCTGGAAGCTAAGATGGGTTCCTGGGAAGATCCCGATGCTTGAACTGAAACTTTTATGGTCCGAGGTAGCTGAGCATCAGGAAGCATGCTGGGCGGTGCTTAAGGCATATCAAGCGATCTCGTCCTCATCCTTCGGAACGACTCCGCCAATTCACCTGAGGCGGGAGGAAGCATCCCCAGACGGAGAGCATAACTGAGCCAAAAAGCTTCCCATGATGACCTTCATGTGGGAACGTGGGCACGAAGTCATCCGCTTAACCTTGAGATGTTCTCGGCGACCTCCAGTACAGCTGACTCAACATCTTCCTTCTCGGTCTCCAACGTTATTATCCCCCTAGCCTCAACTATCTCCTTCAACTTCGGATCGAATTTCTTAGCGATCAGGACCTCACAGTCTCTTAGGATCTCTAACACGGAGGCCGGACCTCTCCTGCTCTCCCTCCTCGTGTTAACCCTCATTTCGACCCTGGTAGGGCTCTTACCCAGAACATCGTATATGGCGAAGAATTTAGCAGTGTGAAACGATCCTTCATTTAAGCTCTTACCGTCATCCGTCGCAACGGCCACCCTAATGGGCAAACCCTCTCATCCTCCCAGTCAGGCCCGGAATTACGGCGAGCGGGAAGATATTAATGTTTTTAGTCGCGTCCGATCATGCTGTTTAGCCTATCTTTTAATCTAATGAGCACATTTAACATAGCATTCGAGCTAATTATCATCGACAGGAAACCCATTCCTCCGAAAGCGGACCATTCAGGTTCGTTCCTTAATAAATGAGATGCCTCAGCGTAGAGGTCGATACTCTGAGGTGCTAGGACATAGACTAGACCAAGTGGAGGATCATAGAAGAAGGATACTGCTACTCTAGTCATCATCCTCGCTTCTATGGATACTACAAACCTTTGATATGGTTCATTCACCTCCCAGAGGCCCGTGCCTCCCTCTACCATGAAAGGCTCAGCTAGAAGCTCCCTCATCCTCCTCTCGAATTCCGGTAACTTAGACCTGAGTATGCTCGATGTGGCCGAACTTCCCTTCACAAACCACCATGGGTCATCTATGGAGTCCTGGAGGGAGGATATCGCGATCATGATCCATTCCTCCCCCTCAAAGCAGGCCGCTGATAGAGCTCTTTGGATAAGTCCTATGGCATTCTCCTCCATTAAATCGGGCCAATAGAGCTGTGATCTCCTCTTAACATCATCACAAAGCTCAGAGGAGCATTTGCTTCTGAAACCTGATAAAGCTATCCAGGAGAGATAGTCGTTCTCTTTGGATAGATAGCAGGATATTAGGTAGAGCATCAGGCTGGTTGAAACGCCACCCAATGGATATCTCACCCTGCTCACGCTCCAGCTGGTAGGAATCTCTGTGGATCCATGATCTATCACCATCAGACCCTTGTAGAGGTCTCTAGCCACTGAAATCGGACCGTAACCGTGAGGGGGAAGCTCTAGGAAGATCAAGTAATCGCACTTGCTCACCATGGACTCCACGGCATCTAGACTCGTCTCGGGGAGTGAGACCAAGAACTCAGAATCTATACTCATCTGAGAGCAGAGTTCGGAAAGGATTACGGAAGAAGCTATTCCATCGGGAGTAGGTGGGAGTACGATCCCCACCCTCTCGATCCCTCTCAGGGAGTCCTCAAGGATGCGAGCAGCTCTCTCAGCCCAGCCCTCTACTTCCATATGCGGCTACCTCTCTTGGCCCTCCTCAAGATGAGGAGCAAGAGGGAAAGCCCTGCCCCTATGATGAAGTATATCAGGAAGTTGAGGATGGCTCCCATCTGCGTATAAGTTCGCTCCTCCAAACTCAAGATGATATCTTCAGCTCTCTTTAGGGACTCCTCAGCTGCGGAGATCCTGCCCTCATTTATCAGGGCCTCGCCCTCCTTAAGGAACTCTTCTACCGTGCTTAAAGCCTCCTCGTACTGAGGAGATCCCCTCAATGTCTCCAATAGGGTTCTATACCTCCTGCTGAGGTCGGCCAGCTTCGATCGAATCTCCCTCTCCTTCTCACGCGTAGCCTCGCTCACGACATATATATGCGCGGCATCTACCCTCAGGATCCTACTGTCATTAAACAGCGCCAAGCTGGGGATCGTGAAGTTGCCCGATGCGTTGAAGCGCAACACAACTTTAAATTGAGAAGGGGCCGTCACTTTCAATCTATTGCCCACCAGCATCCCCTGAGACTCCACAACGGATGCCTCTCGCGGAAACTCAAGAGTGACCTCACCCTTGGGGGTCTCTACCCTGATGCTGACCTCGACGCTCTCATTAACCATGACCCTCGCCCTCCTGGTTTCAGCGTAGACCCTCCCGCTCACCTCCCCGATGAATATCGGTAGCTCCTTGAAGACGGTTCTGTATGAGCCGTATCCCTCGGGGAGGTAGTGCAAGGAGATCATTATGGAGGAAGGTCCTACAGTTTTGGCTCTGAAGGAGAAATCCAGCTTTACTGTCTCCCATTCACCTATATCAGCTAGGAGCTTGGAGGTATCTGATATCGGATCCATGCCGGATGAGCTGACGTTTATTAGGACTCCCTTCAAAGGTACCATCGAGCTAAAGCTTATGCTG encodes:
- a CDS encoding tRNA 5'-guanylyltransferase, giving the protein MLERKSYEIYRDQGAYWKSREIFSALRVPSDDPVVVRIDGWRFHRVAEELKLDRPFDRRLIEALSQAPLRLMQMGFPLALSFLFSDEISFLLYPPIPWNGRIEKLISVIPSYSSAIVSTALNYPVCFDARVVIIRDIDDLLNYLSWRQSEAWRNALNSYALLALESSGLGREEAARELEGKKAEQLHEIIFDRLGINITKVPAWQRRGVIVRKGHGREASEGVKRKLPLVDWEVPLFSAPEGRDYLIESLRAYEES
- a CDS encoding metallophosphoesterase, encoding MILGIISDSHDDVESLERALELFQRFGVDELIHLGDLISPFSLDPILNSGIPFRVLRGNNDAEVLVALKILEGGGTFHPSPVEVDLGGASFLLFHGFGDSELTKFTAISLAGSGRFDFILYGHTHEVHVEEIGETLVINPGELCGKLSGRKTAALLDTEAKKVEIFDI